The window GCCCGCTGCCAGCGATTTCGCTGTAGTGAGCAAAGACGTCTTCTGATGCGCCATCGGGAGTGATGAAGCCGAAGCCCTTGTCGGAGTTGAACCATTTAACGGTGCCGGTTGCCATAACGCTTGTATTCCTTGA is drawn from Actinomycetes bacterium and contains these coding sequences:
- a CDS encoding cold-shock protein, which codes for MATGTVKWFNSDKGFGFITPDGASEDVFAHYSEIAGSGHRNLQEDQKVEFDIEQGQKGPQATNIRPL